AATCGAGCTGCAGGCCGAACTGTATGACGAAGCCGCCAAAAACAATATGAAAGCCTATCTGCCGAAAATCCGCAGTGCTCTGATCCTGTTGCTGTCGGCCAAGACCGAAGAGGAACTGCAGTCGGCGGACGGCAAGATCAAGCTGAAGGCGCAGATCAAGAAAATCATCAATGAGTCGATGGATGCCGGGGAAGAAGAGCCGGTTGAAAACGTGCTCTTCACATCCTTCATCATTCAGTTGCAGTAATCATGGCTGATGAAATCCTGTCCCAGGAAGAGGTCGACGCGCTATTACGCGGCGTGACCGGGGAAGAGGACAACGACGGCGCGGACAGCGACAACGGTGGCGTACGGGCCTATGACATCGGCCGCCAGGAACGCATCGTCCGCGGCCGGATGCCGACGCTTGAGATTATCAACGAGCGTTTCGCGCGCAATCTGCGTATCGGTTTTTTCAACTTCCTGCGCCGCAATGCCGAGATCTCGGTCGGGCCGGTGCGGGTGCTGAAGTACAGCGAGTTCATCCGTAACCTGGTGGTGCCGACCAACCTCAACCTGGTACACGTCAAACCCTTGCGCGGCACCGGGCTGCTGATTTTCGACCCGGACCTGGTATTCCTGGTGGTCGACAACCTGTTTGGCAGCGATGGCCGCTTTCACGTGCGGGTGGAAGGTCGCGACTTTACTCCGACCGAACAGCGCATCATCCGCAAGATGCTGGAAGTGGTGTTTGCCGAGTACCAGAAGGCGTGGGAGCCAGTGTACCCGATCGAGTTTGTCTATTTGCGCTCGGAGATGAATACCCAGTTTGCTAACATTGCCACCCCGACCGAGGTGGTGGTGGCGGCGACCTTCCATATCGAGCTGGGGGCCGGCGGCGGTGACTTCCACGTCTGTCTGCCGTACTCGATGATCGAGCCGCTGCGCGATCTGCTGGCCAGCAGCATGCAGGCCGACCGCACCGAGGTCGACAACCGCTGGGTCAACCTGATGCAGCACCAGGTACAGGCCGCCGAGGTGGAACTGGTCGCCACCCTGGCGCAGACCAAGGTGTCGCTGGGCGACATCCTCAATCTCAAGGTCGGCGATGTGGTGATGGTGGATTTGGCGGAGAAGGTGGTGGCCGACGTGTCGGGCATCCCGGTGCTGGAGTGCGGCTACGGCACGGTCTCCGGCAATTACGCACTGAAAGTGGAAACGATACTGTCTGGGGCGCAGGAGCTGTTTGAGCCGCCGCCGAGTGGAGAGCAAGAAGATGAGTGACGAGCAGGGTTTTGATCCGGATTCGGTTGCCGGAGCAGTTGACGAAGAAGTGTCCATGGACGACTGGGCAGCGGCCATGGCCGAGCAGGAAGTGGCCGACACCGCCGCCGCCGAGGTAAAACCGGCGACCAACCTGTTCCAGGACCTGTCCGGCAGCAGCCAGAGCCAGGCGGTGCCGCAGAATCTGGACATGATTCTGGATATCCCGGTACAGCTGACCGTCGAGCTGGGGCGTACCAAGATCGCGATCCGCAACCTGCTGCAGCTGGCGCAGGGCTCGGTGGTGGAACTGGACGGCCTGGCCGGCGAGCCGATGGACGTGCTGGTCAACGGCTGCCTGATCGCGCAGGGCGAGGTGGTGGTGGTCAACGACCGTTTCGGTATTCGCCTGACTGACATCATTACGCCCGTAGAGCGTATTCGCCGACTACAGAAATGAACCGATTGCTGATTGTGATGTTGTTGCTGCCGCTGTCGGTCAGCGCCGCCGTGCCCGCCGCCGATGCGGGCACTTCGCCGTTGTGGGGGCTGGTACAGGTAATGCTGGCGCTGGGGCTGGTGCTGGCGCTGATCGTCGGTGCTGCGTGGCTGTTCCGCCGCGTCAGCATGGGCGGCATGCTCGGGCGCTGGCAGCCGGCCAAGGTGGTCAGTGGCGTGATGGTCGGCCCACACGAGCGGGTGGTGATCGTCGAGCTGGAAGGGCAGTGGCTGGTGCTGGGCGTGACGGCGAAGCAGGTCAACCTGCTGACCAGCATGACCAGGCCGGAAGGCGCCGCCAATGCCGCTAGCGCGCCGGCGGCCACGCCACCCTTTGCCGAATGGTTGGCCGCAGCGCTGGCCAAACACCGCCGACCCTCCTCCAACGATACGCCATGAGCAAACTTCAACGATTGGGCGTGCTGGCGCTGCTGATGCTGCCGCTGGGCGGCCATGCCGCCGGCCTGCCGATGATGACCAGTGCGCCGGATGCGGCCGGCGGGCAAAGCTATTCGCTAAGCCTGCAGATGCTGCTGTTCATGACCTCGCTGAGCTTCATCCCGGCGATGCTGCTGATGATGACCTCGTTCACGCGCATCATCATCGTGCTGTCGCTGCTGCGCCAGGCGATGGGCACCATGCAGTCGCCGCCGAACCAGGTGCTGATCGGACTCAGCCTGTTCCTCTCCATTTTCATCATGTCGCCGACGCTGGACCAGGTGTACGCCAATGCCTGGCTGCCGCTGTCGGAGAACAAGATGTCGTTCGAGCAGGCCGCCGGCGAGGCGGCCAAACCGATGAAGGCATTCATGCTGACGCAGACGCGGGAAAAGGACCTGGCCTTCTTTATCGAGATCTCGCACTCGCCGGCACCGGCGACCCCGGCCGAGGTGTCGCTGAAGACGCTGATTCCGGCCTTCGTGATCAGTGAACTGAAAACCGCATTCCAGATCGGCTTCATGATCTTCATCCCGTTCCTGATCATCGACCTCGTGGTGGCCAGCATCCTGATGGCGATGGGGATGATGATGGTGTCGCCGGTGATCATTTCCCTGCCGTTCAAGATCATGCTGTTCGTGCTGGTCGACGGCTGGACGCTTTTGCTCGGCTCGCTGGTGCAGAGCTTCGGCGGGAGGTAGGTCATGACGCCAGAATCGGTCATCACCATGGTCCAGAATGCGCTGTTCATTCTGATCATCGTCGCCGCACCGCCG
The nucleotide sequence above comes from Vogesella indigofera. Encoded proteins:
- the fliM gene encoding flagellar motor switch protein FliM; the protein is MADEILSQEEVDALLRGVTGEEDNDGADSDNGGVRAYDIGRQERIVRGRMPTLEIINERFARNLRIGFFNFLRRNAEISVGPVRVLKYSEFIRNLVVPTNLNLVHVKPLRGTGLLIFDPDLVFLVVDNLFGSDGRFHVRVEGRDFTPTEQRIIRKMLEVVFAEYQKAWEPVYPIEFVYLRSEMNTQFANIATPTEVVVAATFHIELGAGGGDFHVCLPYSMIEPLRDLLASSMQADRTEVDNRWVNLMQHQVQAAEVELVATLAQTKVSLGDILNLKVGDVVMVDLAEKVVADVSGIPVLECGYGTVSGNYALKVETILSGAQELFEPPPSGEQEDE
- the fliN gene encoding flagellar motor switch protein FliN, coding for MSDEQGFDPDSVAGAVDEEVSMDDWAAAMAEQEVADTAAAEVKPATNLFQDLSGSSQSQAVPQNLDMILDIPVQLTVELGRTKIAIRNLLQLAQGSVVELDGLAGEPMDVLVNGCLIAQGEVVVVNDRFGIRLTDIITPVERIRRLQK
- the fliO gene encoding flagellar biosynthetic protein FliO encodes the protein MNRLLIVMLLLPLSVSAAVPAADAGTSPLWGLVQVMLALGLVLALIVGAAWLFRRVSMGGMLGRWQPAKVVSGVMVGPHERVVIVELEGQWLVLGVTAKQVNLLTSMTRPEGAANAASAPAATPPFAEWLAAALAKHRRPSSNDTP
- the fliP gene encoding flagellar type III secretion system pore protein FliP (The bacterial flagellar biogenesis protein FliP forms a type III secretion system (T3SS)-type pore required for flagellar assembly.); translation: MSKLQRLGVLALLMLPLGGHAAGLPMMTSAPDAAGGQSYSLSLQMLLFMTSLSFIPAMLLMMTSFTRIIIVLSLLRQAMGTMQSPPNQVLIGLSLFLSIFIMSPTLDQVYANAWLPLSENKMSFEQAAGEAAKPMKAFMLTQTREKDLAFFIEISHSPAPATPAEVSLKTLIPAFVISELKTAFQIGFMIFIPFLIIDLVVASILMAMGMMMVSPVIISLPFKIMLFVLVDGWTLLLGSLVQSFGGR